The DNA sequence cgcgactattttAAAAAGCCACAGAGACTTACAGCCGGCTTCTCAAGATTGTTTTCCCTTAGTTAATATGTccctagaaccgtaaaaacaaccttaaatatccgtgtaacttcaactagaaccttttgaaaataCAGTGGGacaaaagtgtttcaaaatatgcaTGTTTAGATTTCTAAGATTGTCAGAAGATCAGTATTGCAAAGTACTTTGTCTCCTCGTCCAGGACTTGTTTCATAGGCCATAAAGATGATTAGTAGTCGGATTTTTATGAAGGTATCACAAGAATCCTggaaatacccttgaaaactctgaaaatttCCCGCTACattgatttcttcttcttcttcttcttcttctcagctAAATCTCTATTCGGCGTAATTGCTTTTAATGAGCCTTttccagtttttattttattttattttatttatttatatatatatatatatatatatatatatatatatatatatatatatatatatatatatatatatatatatatatatatatatatatatatatatatatatatatttttttttttttttttattgtgccaTTCTTTCGCTTATCCCTTTGCCTCTCATGTCTTACTGACTTCAACCTATTAACCGTGTACAATCGAGGAAGGACACCGAAATAtttgagaacacacacacacacacatacatacacacacacagtcacgtaaaaagaacacaagaagGATATTATACGGTTGTGGAGAAATACCGTGTTCCGAATTGAGCAATAGATCAGTGGAAcgcattaccagagagagagagagagagagagagagagagagagagagagaactcccATAACAGTTATAGGTCATCTGTCGATCTATTCATCAGCACACTATCAACAAAGCGTAGCCTAGTCCTGAGTCGAGTAGGCTATGAAACCTTGGACCCCAAAGGCCTGAATGAAGCCCCTAAAAAACCTCGCGTCGTAACCCTGAAAACAAGTAGAGAAGAGGACAGAGAGTTTGAacaagggagatgaagaggcgAGAATCCTTCCCTGTCCCTGGTAATAAGTACTGTGAGAGTAGAGTCAGTAAAATAGACCGTCcctttccccactccctcctctccctttccttctgctACATCACCCAAATACACAAGGCTATGGGAGAGATTTCAACAGTATGTACTTCACGCCAAGGTTACCAGGGTGTTTTATTATCCTTGCTGCAGATGGGGAAGGACAATCGTTAAGAAATAATGGGCGAATAATAGTTTCTTTCGATTACTCCCATTTGGAATCGCCACAGAAGCACGCCTCCTCAACGCACTCGGTCATTTGCTCCTTCCTTTCAAACACACCCGTCTTTTTTCGTTGCATCTATAAACATTCTCTTaggtcttcctctctgtttttttccctgccAGGTAGTCGGTAGATCCATCTCCAGTATTCTCCTCTTCACGTACTCTTCGTCTCCTCTCTTGACTACCTCAGTCTCACTCATTACAAGCGTGTCTTCCTTCattgcatccataaaccttctcttaagtcttcctctctttctcctgccagGTAtatccatctccagcatccctTTCCCCACACACCCCTCGTCTCATCTGACACGTCCAGACCACCTCAGTCTCGCCTCTCAAGCTTTGTCCCCAAACTGGTGTACACGTATTGTGCCTCTGATGTACGTAATTGTTCCTGGTATATTAGGAACTGGCTAAAGATCATGATGTAAAAGTAGACCTCCTGACTTAACTAAGATTGATtatgagaagaagaaattagTGAAGATAGAAAAGCAGAGTTAAAATGAAAATACGATAAAGAACAGAAAATGAAGACCAGTTAGTTAAGAACATTTTAGCCTAGATATCTCAAGCCTAGTGCTGGGAATTTTAACCCTAAAATAGACGTGTGTTTAGCAAGACAATGACCTTATTATGTAACGGAGCGAAACCTGAACTTGATTTACAGGTCCAGACAAACTGTGGATCTTCtcaaagctgaaaaaaaaagtgtctgggAATGAGATAAAAGAGATAGTAAGAATAAACAATggaatgacaacaacaacaacaacaacaacttgaaGATGCCAAAGATGAATACAAGATACTGAAAGACGAGCGAATAAAGATAGAGATTAAAGGGAggcatgaaaagaaacaaagatgagagaaagggctagagaagaggaggataaacagaaagactggaagagagagaaaatgagtgatGAAGGGTTAGGACGTTGGATAtcaaaggaagacaggaggagatgggaagaaaaaacaaagatgaggaatgtgaacagaaaataagagagagagagagagagagagagagagagagagagagagagagagagggctgaaGGGTTAGGGGacagagaggggggtggggtgCTCTGTTTTCAAGTGTTGCTACTCGAAATTGTGACGTCAGCCAACACGTCCTTGGATTGTCAGCCACACACCAGCCTCTGGattctcatctcctccttcttttttttttttttattattgtgcttgttgtctttcttgttcttgttcttgttcacattctacttcttccttttctcctcctccaccttctcctccaactcctcgcacttcccctcttttttttttcttcttttttcttctcctcctcctctttcctcctcctcctcctcctcctctttctcaatcTCTTTCCCGAGCAGCGAGTTGCAATCAGATCCCGGTTTCCAGTTGGTGTTTCGATAACCTTTGCAATCTTTctattcctcgtcctcctcctcctcctcctcctcctcctcatttatttatttatttttatttatttatttttttctggttccttttgtttaccttgATAATTTTACTtgccctcttcctcatccacctccccctcctcctcctccagtagcaGGTGTGAGTCTGTAGATAATACTGATGCTGCACCTGCCCACttatgtctcttcctcctcctcccttccctcccatccatccTCTCTCCGCTTATCCTCTATTCCCCCGTAATCTCCATTTCTTATAAACCTTAACGATACTTgtaatcttgttttttcctcctttcattttcctcctcctcctcctcgtatggCGTCGCAGTGAGGAGTGCGTCAGGAGTGGGTCAACATGGTGGCCCTAGCAAGAAGTTAGGAGTATGTCAGCGTGCAGTTAAGGGTGGGTCAGCATGTTTATTTGGTCAGGAGTTAGTCAGCGTGGAGTTGGGGGGGGGTGGATCAGAGTTAGGAGTTTGTCAGCATGGAGTCAGGAGTCAGTCAGCATCATTCATTTAGCAGTAGACCAGCATGGAGTCAGCCAGGGGGTCTCAAGAGTCACGCAGTTAGGAGTCACTCagcatcagtcagtcagcattAGACCAGCATGGAGTCAACCAGGGTTTCAAGAGTCAGTCAACGGCGAATCAACATGAGTCAGTCAGCATGAGTCAGTCAGCATGAGTCAGTCATGCTTCAAGGCCTGCTGAGTGGCCGGCGTATGGCGGTGTACCTACTTCAAACGCTGCCGCCGGCCTGTCCGCTGACGTCAGGTGGCCCTGGAGCAGAAGCTATAAAGGGGGCCAGTCAGCGGCCGTCAGCAGAGAGGCCTTCACGCGGGGACTTCAGCGAGGCGTCAGTGTCCCAATCAGCGGTCAGCAGTTCAGTAGTCAGCACAACATCTCTTACGGCGAGACGATTGCAAGGTGACGGGCAGtatggtgtgtgttgtgtgagtggtgttgtgttgtggtgatgtgttgtggttgggtttgttgtggtgtgtgtgtgtgtgtgtgtgtgtgtgtgtgtgtgtgtgtgtgtgtgtgtgtgtagtgtgtgttttggtgtcaCAGTGTAAGAGTGTTGTAATGTATAGTGTTAGATGACGCActatggtgtggtgtgatagtgtggtgacgtgtgtgtggcgtgatgttgtgaggtgaggtaaggtgtggTTTGGCGTGATGTGTGTAgcgtgttgtggtgtggttgtggttgtggtgtggtgtggtgaagtatggtgtggtgtggtatgtggtgtggtgtgtggtgtggtgtgtggtgtggtgtggtgtggcgtggtgcaGTGTGTGATAAtgttgtgtgttgtgatgtTATGACATTGATACGAAGCTTGTCAACTGTGGTGTACTGTGGCGGTGTGGTgccactgtggtggtggtgctgtggcaGTATGGTGGATGTAATGATAGTGTTGATTATGGTAATGATGCCTCGCAAATTACatgaaacagaaggaaataaaaatatatagttttatcatcaatgataataataatgatgatgatgatgatgataataataataataataataataataataataataataataataataatagtaatagtaagtaATGGGTACAGCCTGGTGGCGCCAGACTGGAGAGTGTAGTGTGGGTGTATAATGCTGGTGGGCGTGTTGTAGGTGCAGCGCTATGGGCACCGTGTGGGTGGCCACGggcgtgatggtgatgctggtccTCACCACCGCCCTCTGCCCTCCCAGCCACGCCCTCACCCTCCATTCATCTGGACACGTCGCGCCCCAGGTGCGGGACTTCAGAGATGCCCCTGAGCCAGCCGTGGGTCACAGAGCTGAGCCTCAGTCAGATGTCGGCCACAGTGCCGCTCCTGAACCACCTGTCGGCCACAAAGCCGCCCATGAACCACCTGCCGGCCACAGAGCCGCCCCTGAACCACCTGTCGGCCACAGAGCCGCCCCTGAACCAGATGTGAAGTCTGAGGTATCTTTGGCTGAGGCAGCAAAGCCTGTGTTAGTGTCCCCCGCCCAGCGTCCAGAGGGCGTGGAGGCAGTGCCGGGCCCTGTGCCTGGAAAGCAACCAGGGCTGCTGAGGCCCGGTCCTGAGGGGGAAAACaatgccgccgccaccaccaccaccactaccaccaccaccaccaccaccaccaccctggatCCCCTTACGGCCTTCTGCCACGAGGCCTGTAAAGTGGGCGTGGGCGGGCCGGAGTGCAACTGTCCGGGGCATCCCGTAGGATAGATCTGCGGCTCTCCTTCGCCGTCCTGGTAGTGACGTGTTGGTGTCTGTTGTAGGTGCAGCATGAGGTCTTGCTGGACAACCCTGGGCAGCCTGCTGCTTGTcaccctcgccgccgccgccaccgtcaTACATGAcccagccccgccccaccccgaaGCCAGAATCAAGCCAGCCCCTCCTAGTTCCGACGCCAGAGTCGAGCCAGCCCCTCCCAACCCCGAAGCCAGGATGAAGCCAGCCCCGCCGCTCCCCGACGGCAGGTTGAAGccagcccctcccagcctcGAAGCCAGGGTGAAGccagcccctcccagccccGAAGCCAGGGTGAAGTCAGCCCCGCCCCTCTCCGACGCCAAGGTGAAGCCAGCCCCGCCCCTCCCAGACGCCAGAGTGAAGCCAGCCCCTCCCCAGCCTGCAGACCGAGGAGCATTGAGGTCAGGtcgcgccgccaccaccaccaccaccatggacCCCCTGGACGAGTACTGCAAGGAGGCGTGCGTGGCGGGCATCGGGGGAGCGCTATGCAACTGTCCCGACCATCCCATCGGCTAAcccgccagacacacacacacacacacacacacaccaggataTACCATGACATTTCCGAACCACCAGTGCGCGGCGAGAACGACCCCCGCAGATCCGTATACCTAGCTTTAAGGAAAACGAATATGTACATTTGTCTCGTTGCCATTCCAGAAGACCAGCCGTGACGGAGCTGGCCTCGCTATGTAAATACTCCTCATAAAGATGTTGAAGGAAGCCCGTGGCTCTGTGTTCCCTTGCAGACGAGTTACTGACTAACCGACTGACTGTTTTGACGCCGCAACAACGGGTCATAGGGCACGTGGAATgataacatctctctctctctctctctctctctctctctctctctctctctctctctctctctctctctctctctctctctctcgttataccAATTTGTAAGTTTTCATCAgcgtaaataaaataataaataaacaaacaattgactgtaaataaactgatgaaataatcagatgaaagaggaatgaataaatagaatgtaagaataaaaaaaattaattaatttatggaATAATGAGATCATTATTTTTAAAATGTATGAATGaacgaaataaaatgaatgaatgaatgaatgaattttattcattcctctttcatctgaTTATTTCATCAGTTCATTTACAGTcaattgtttgtttatctattattttatttacgatGATAAAAACTTACAAATTGGTAATTTATATGAATGAACttataaaaaagaacaataaacaaaacaaataattaaaattaGATTCAGCGGATAAAGTCAGACAGGAAGTCATAACTGATTCCACATCCATGAGTCAGCAAAGTCCACAGAGTCAGCTCCAAGGCATCAAAAGTTCCTAGAGTCAGTAGAGAGTCAATAAAGACCCTGGAATCACAAATGAGTCGGTAGCGAGTCATCCATCAAGAGCACACTGACTTACTGattggctgactaactgactgattgaatgactgagtgCCTCGTAATTACGCCGCATTACCTCATCTGATTGCTGACGTCAGACAGTGTGGGAAAAAAACGGGGCTATAAAGACAGGCACACGTCAGCAGCAGGAATCAGACAAGAGCATCGAGTTAGCACCCCGtcagcagcattaccgccaccaccaccaccgccaagaCATTTCCATACTTCGTCAGCGTCCTATCGTGATTTTTTGCAGctaaggtatgtgtgtgtgtgtgtgtgtgtgtgtgtgtgtgtgtgtgtgtgtgtgtgtgtagtaaaatTAGTATTATGCACAGTTTTGATAGTATATTAGTATATTGAGAATGGAATTAGGATAGTGCAAGTGTGGTGCGATGTGGTAATGTGGTGATGATCATGAGTGTGGAGCAATTGTAGCGCTGATACGGTGTgtccaaaagagagagagagagagagagagagagagagagagaaggagcaggGTGCGTGTTTCCCAGCCTGTGTTGTTTGTGTCGCAGCAGAGGACGCCACTGACGCCACCGAAGCGACGTAAAAGTGGCGTTCTTATCTCAGTAGTGTTGTGAAAATCCTCGGCCTTGCATGCCGCCTTGGGACCCGACACTGCGCCAGCTGGGTTCTTTCCCCGCCCTATCGCCTCGGACTccggtgttctctctctctctctctctctgcaccgtTTCTCCACTTCAAGGCTGGCAAGGATGCGGGCTTCAGGGTTCGCTAGTGTTTCAACGTTTCGGTCTCGATCTGTCCCATGCATGTGACTCTTGTCAGGACGGGGCCACAGTTTGGTCCTCTCACTAGTTAGTACACGAATCACTGGAGCTCGAGTTCAATTCATACTTCCGTGGGAGGTCAGGGGTCAGGACGCACACTAGTGTGCGTCCTGACATGCTTTGAATGACATCCTGTGGTTTATTCCCGGGATGTACGCGATGAGCGGTCGTCttcttggggaaaaaaaaaaaatgtgtcaacAAAGCTTGAATGTCTGCGAGAGTCAGCCAGGCATGGCAGACGCTCGGACGTGATCTCAGGGACCTAAGAAGATTCCTgtcaaaaacaggtattttcaAGCTGTCACCTGAGGACCGCAGAACACCCACATGCTTCCCGTCAACTCCTTCGACGGCGACTGTATCAGGGACCTCCTGGATATCGGCATGAGCCTCTGCAAAGATGTCACTCTAAAAGTTTGCCTGCCTCACCACGGGCGAGCGTTGAATATTTTAGGCGCCACATAATAAGAGGCCGACCACTTAAGTCTCTGAAGGAAGTTGCAGCTGCCTACCGACGGTGTAGTTCAAgaccataagaaaaaaagtggcaGATGGACAGACGCGGCACTAGCGTCTGCATTCAGTGCTCGGagcagcctccctctctctcctcctgtgtTAGTGCGGCACCTGGTCACTCACATCGACCCGGCCCTCGACCCGCGCCCCTTCCCTTGCCGCCCTGGCAGTAACTTGTGCTGGTGTCTGTTGCAGGTAGAACATGAGGTCCCGTTGGGTGGCCGTGGGCGGCCTGCTGCTCATCACCctcgctgccgctgccgccatGGGGGCTGACGCAGCCCCGGTTCGCCCCAACGCCAGGGTGAAGCCAGCCCCGGCTGATGAAATGGTGACtggtgacaccaccaccacgaccaccaccaccaccaccaccatggatCCACTGGATGAGTTCTGCCACGAGGCTTGCAAGGCAGGTGTGGGCGGCCCGGAGTGTGGCTGTCCTGACCACCCGATTGGTTAGTGgcgtcccctccccctcacaccaGCACCTTTCCAGGCTATGGCCGCTCCACACTCCTTCCGACATCAGCAGTGAGCGGCAGCCATCAGGGGGGGAGGACcctctgcagcagcagcagcagcagccgtgGGAGGtataaaaaaagggaacaaTCAGAGGGGATCTTATAAACCTCTTTTCATTTATGATTTATTAAATGTATAACTAATAAAGCAGATTATCACTGTCTATCCATTTTCAATACTTCATTTAAATCCATAGTATAGTGTTAATATTGTAGACCTCAAATGTTTAACTGCTTAAACATTTCATGAGTCAGATCGCGAACTCTTTATTGCAACCACTGCTTAACCCTTGCATGAACTGGAAACAGAACCTGCCGTGTGAAGGGATCGCGGTGAGCGTTAGGCTTCCTCCCTGGGACTGCATTGACCGGCCGGGGGAGGCGAATTGACTGGAGCAGCACAACTCGCTCCTCTTTAATGAGTGTTGATGAGTGGCAGGCAGGGCGAGGCCTCGCTGCTGGGAGGCGAGGGAAACGCGCCTCATATTATGGCGTGCTGTCAGCGGGCGAGCAGCTTACGCCCGGAGTTACGCCGTTATTTACAACCGCGGGAATCTAAGTGCAGTGTTGGGGCTAGAATGGTGCTATGCTGGCTTTAAATTCTGCTTGTTGATTCTTCTGCTGTACTTTGGCGAGTCGCCGCGGCAAATGTGAATGACTAGCAACACACCGCGAGTCACGATGGCAACATGTGTGACACGCATGACGTAATATACCTAACCcgcgcacagacagacagacactacCTGACGCTGCTGATGCTCAAACAAAGAAAGGGCTCTTGCAGGCTGAAGGTATCTGCCAGACTAAGGACATCTGCCAGGTTAAGTGCCCCTGCTACAGTGAGGGACCCTGTCAGACTGAAAATCTCTCAAATTGGGCAACCCTGCCAGACTGAAGAACCCTGCTTGCCTGAGGGGCTCCTTCCAGATTAAGGGACCTGTCAGGAAAAGGCGCCCGTGCTAGGATgataaatcctctctctctctcttttttttttttttttttagccttatTAGGCTAAGATACCCTTCCAAGGTAAGGGCTCCTGTCAGGCTGAGGAATCCTGCTAGTCTAAGGGGCCCTCTCAGACTGAAACTTTGCCAGGCTGAGGACTGCCAGAATGAAGTATCCTGCCAGGCTGAGGGTCCCTGTCAAGTTGAGGAACCCTGCAAGATTATAACTCCCTGCCAGATTGAGGAGCCTCGCTAAGTTAAGATCCCTGCCAGGTTGAGGGTCCCTGCTGGAATGAGGACTCCTGCCAGGCTAAGGGTCCATACCAGGCCGCTGGTCTCTGTCAGGCTATCAGGCTGTCAGGCTGGAGGTCTCTGCCGGACTGAGGAATTCTCTCAGGTCATGCCCACAAGTTCTGTTCACGCCACTGCATCAGTatttacaagtgtgtgtgtgtgtgtgtgtgtgtagctttacGTCAATGGCTCAAGTGGCAGGTGTACATGTGGGACGTGCCTTGCTTCATCCCCCAGTCTGCCTCCCCCCTATAATCTCCATATTccatgataacacacacacacacacacacacacacggtccaaCACGTGATCCTCAAGACCGtgggtgaattacacacacacacacacgggggccCTTCCATTGAAGTCTCCCTAACAGCAAGCTTTCTTCCCCTGTCTGGTGGTGTTCCCGTCACTCACCATCACGACCTTTATGTCAATCAAGATGCCAGCACTCACAAAGCAAACTGAAGACACAAGCGCATGCCAAGTATGTACATATGTGTAAGGCACATTACTTACTAAGCCTGACGCTGTATCCTGAGGGGTGCTCCAGCAAGCGTCTCTcagccagcaccagcagcaggaggacgCGCTTGTCAGTCAAGAATCTTTCCCAAGGCGCTTGGTTCTGACACTCTTTTCGGAACAACGTGATGCACCTCGGTACGTAATGCAAgttgttaatgaatattaatTTATTGGGAGATTAAATGAAACAGGTAATTTGTTGTTAATTAATCTATGAACGATATCATTATGTCTATAATGTGACTTGCGGCAGGGAGGTAAGGCGGAAGGCTTTAGTTTTCGACTAATATTCTGTACTTGCTATAGTAaatgactgctgctgctgttgctgatacAGGAGAATAACTGTTGTTATGTATTTGGCAACGAGAAGGAtgtgccccctctctctctctctctctctctctctctctctctctctctctctctctctctctctctctctctctctctctctctctctctctcaaacgataCATTTTTTTATCACAAGTTAAGAAAGTCTACGCTTCCTACCCACCTTTTATTCAGACTATGGACaccggtctttttttttttcttgtactaaAGCTTATTCTGGGTCGTAAAGATTTCACATACAGTATATAAATATCTGCTGATGCCAGGTAAAGTAAAGTTCTGAGAGCAGTTCGTGAAGAATAGAAATAgtccgacagacagacaggagtgCCCTTTACTTTGTAGAATGATTCTCATGGAACCCTGCCTTTTGATGGATCGTCTCCCAAGCATTACCCACCTCTTAGTGCTCCCCTCTGGAACAAATGTTACTACAGACCGCCAAACTGTCCCAGCGGCTGCCAGCTAACATATCAATaaccatccagccagccactcgACCTTGCATTGTCTAACAGAAAAGCCTCAGCGCCGCAGCCTTGCGGAAGCTGCCTGTCTGAAGAGGCTGGTGACGCTTGGGACGGGAAGGCAGGTGCGATGATGCCCTCTCCCACCATTCACCGCTCTTGACGTCACGATAaccccttttctctccattacCCCTTTGACGTCACAGTACACCTTGCCTTTTCTTTTGTCCTCATCAATCTACACATTAtaattatccatttatttattttttctccataattaCAACATATTCGtagtattcctcttcctttccatgtcACATCATCCTCTCCGTcaatcttcatccttctctcccccatctTCCCATTGAGGATTCTCCGTCCCTCTCCCACAGACTCTTCTCCCATCCTACATTCCTATTCATCCTCTGCCGTcgctctctcccccttcttttctCACTCCCTACCTTGCCATCgactcttctttcacttcccatcaactctttcctccctccctctcttgccATCCACCATTCCCAGCCACGACGCTCGAGGTGCCGCGTGCCACCTAATCACCTTGCCGGTCTCACGGTTCACTGTAGACAAGGTGATC is a window from the Scylla paramamosain isolate STU-SP2022 chromosome 11, ASM3559412v1, whole genome shotgun sequence genome containing:
- the LOC135105279 gene encoding uncharacterized protein LOC135105279, with product MRSCWTTLGSLLLVTLAAAATVIHDPAPPHPEARIKPAPPSSDARVEPAPPNPEARMKPAPPLPDGRLKPAPPSLEARVKPAPPSPEARVKSAPPLSDAKVKPAPPLPDARVKPAPPQPADRGALRSGRAATTTTTMDPLDEYCKEACVAGIGGALCNCPDHPIG